A region of Myxococcus stipitatus DSM 14675 DNA encodes the following proteins:
- a CDS encoding VWA domain-containing protein, with protein sequence MMHVDPWRFTVLGYQSGLAQPLYLALVAVGLLLGLLALLLSLRRRSRVRAVLHERHAERFTPGISVWRPATQGSLYGLGLALFGFALAQPQCGTKSELTKRRGIDVVVALDASKSMFARDVQPSRLERAKLELTTLLDELKGDRVGLVVFAGDAFIQSPLTSDYSAVKLFLRAVDPEVMPQGGTNVGAALRLSMQVLENADRGSKERVVVLLTDGEDFVGDVDEATDALKDAGVQVLTVGVGSESGEPIPVYDRRGEFVDYKKDENGDPVVTKLDRAGLETIAEGTGGAFFYQPRGVAMGQVVERIDQMQKSELESRVTVRYDERFQSFAVPGLVLLVLGMMLLPSSRRRSSP encoded by the coding sequence GTGATGCACGTGGACCCCTGGCGCTTCACGGTGCTCGGTTACCAGTCGGGGCTGGCCCAGCCCCTGTACCTGGCCCTGGTGGCGGTGGGCCTGTTGCTGGGGCTGCTGGCGCTCCTGTTGTCCTTGCGCCGCCGCTCCCGCGTGCGCGCGGTGCTGCATGAGCGGCATGCCGAGCGCTTCACGCCGGGCATCTCCGTGTGGCGTCCCGCCACGCAGGGCAGCCTGTATGGCCTGGGGCTGGCGTTGTTCGGCTTCGCGCTGGCGCAGCCCCAGTGTGGCACCAAGAGCGAGCTGACGAAGCGGCGGGGCATCGACGTGGTGGTGGCGCTGGATGCGTCCAAGTCCATGTTCGCGCGCGACGTGCAGCCCAGCCGTCTGGAGCGGGCCAAGCTGGAGCTGACCACGCTGCTGGACGAGCTGAAGGGCGACCGCGTGGGCCTGGTGGTCTTCGCGGGTGATGCGTTCATCCAGTCCCCGCTGACGTCGGACTACTCGGCGGTGAAGCTGTTCCTTCGCGCGGTGGACCCGGAGGTGATGCCTCAGGGTGGCACCAACGTGGGCGCGGCGCTGCGGCTCTCCATGCAGGTGTTGGAGAACGCGGACCGGGGCTCGAAGGAGCGCGTGGTGGTGCTGCTGACGGACGGCGAGGACTTCGTCGGCGACGTGGATGAGGCCACCGACGCGCTGAAGGACGCGGGCGTGCAGGTGCTCACGGTGGGCGTCGGCTCCGAGTCCGGCGAGCCCATCCCCGTGTATGACCGGCGCGGCGAGTTCGTGGACTACAAGAAGGACGAGAATGGCGACCCGGTGGTGACGAAGCTGGACCGCGCGGGGTTGGAGACCATCGCGGAGGGCACGGGTGGCGCCTTCTTCTACCAGCCGCGCGGGGTGGCGATGGGCCAGGTCGTGGAGCGCATCGACCAGATGCAGAAGAGCGAGCTGGAGAGCCGGGTGACGGTCCGCTACGACGAGCGCTTCCAGTCGTTCGCGGTGCCTGGGCTGGTGTTGCTCGTGCTGGGGATGATGCTGCTTCCTTCCTCGCGCCGGAGGTCGTCGCCATGA
- a CDS encoding vWA domain-containing protein, producing the protein MPPLPAFNNPEALWGLLLVPLLFVQAWRERRARAPLRFSAANVFARSGKGLRTYLLPLLPLLRAAAVVAAVLALARPQVRDSRVRDLSVEGIDIVVALDLSTSMEAGDFRPQNRLHVAKEVLSDFISNRVNDRIGLVVFAGAAYTQAPLTLDYGVLKEVIKQIRTRVLEDGTAIGDALATSLNRLRDSEAKSRVVVLITDGDNNAGKISPMDAANMAQALHVPVYTILVGKGGKVPFPQGTDLFGNTVWRETEIPINPELMQDIADRTGGEYYRATDPEGLRRGLQKVLDSLERSRIMEGGASATYREEFHPFLLAAFGLAALELLLRATFLRVFP; encoded by the coding sequence ATGCCGCCGCTCCCCGCGTTCAATAACCCCGAGGCGCTCTGGGGACTGCTGCTCGTGCCGCTCTTGTTCGTGCAGGCCTGGCGGGAGCGCCGTGCCCGCGCGCCGCTGCGCTTCTCCGCGGCGAACGTGTTCGCCCGAAGTGGCAAGGGCCTGCGCACGTACCTGCTGCCCCTCTTGCCGCTGCTGCGCGCGGCGGCGGTGGTGGCGGCGGTGCTGGCCCTCGCCCGTCCCCAGGTGCGCGACTCGCGCGTGAGGGACTTGTCGGTGGAGGGCATCGACATCGTGGTGGCGCTGGACCTGTCCACCTCCATGGAGGCGGGTGACTTCCGGCCGCAGAACCGCCTGCACGTGGCGAAGGAAGTGCTGAGCGACTTCATCTCCAACCGCGTGAATGACCGCATCGGCCTGGTCGTCTTCGCGGGCGCGGCCTACACCCAGGCGCCGCTGACGCTGGACTACGGGGTGCTGAAGGAGGTCATCAAGCAGATCCGCACGCGGGTGCTGGAGGACGGCACCGCTATCGGTGATGCGCTGGCCACCTCGCTCAACCGCCTGCGCGACTCGGAGGCGAAGAGCCGCGTGGTGGTGCTGATCACGGACGGCGACAACAACGCGGGGAAGATTTCGCCCATGGACGCCGCGAACATGGCGCAGGCGCTCCACGTGCCCGTCTACACCATCCTCGTGGGCAAGGGCGGCAAGGTGCCCTTCCCGCAGGGCACGGACCTGTTCGGCAACACGGTGTGGCGCGAGACGGAGATTCCCATCAACCCGGAGCTGATGCAGGACATCGCGGACCGCACGGGAGGGGAGTACTACCGCGCGACGGACCCGGAGGGCTTGCGGCGAGGACTGCAGAAGGTGCTCGACTCGCTGGAGCGCTCGCGAATCATGGAGGGCGGGGCCTCCGCGACGTACCGTGAGGAGTTCCATCCGTTCCTGCTGGCCGCGTTCGGGCTGGCCGCGCTGGAGCTGCTCCTGCGCGCCACCTTCCTGAGGGTCTTCCCGTGA
- a CDS encoding BatD family protein, with protein sequence MSRWMALLAMLLCVGVLPSSAHAQPQPPGAPAHEVAQPQDVSARVEPQQVRIGDPFTYHVVLTHPKGHRYELAVPKETGDFEFLDQTRQYLEGTDSASTTFAIRMSAFALGSLTVPTLEFDVETPEGPRRYSLPGGAIDVAATLPPDAEGKGADLFDIQPPQEVPIRSWRLVLALLGALAAALAAWLLIRWWKNRPRHVVVPPPLPLDVRTRKALDTLKTENLPARGQVKDYYFRLSEIIRGYLGERYGFEALECTSSELMASLRRLSPLGLPEDKLMRFVSESDMVKYARADASPESCRDALLFGYELVEKTFVPPQPPQAPDNAAAPRVQ encoded by the coding sequence ATGAGCCGGTGGATGGCCCTGCTCGCGATGCTGCTGTGCGTGGGCGTGCTCCCGTCGAGCGCCCATGCCCAGCCCCAGCCCCCCGGCGCGCCCGCGCACGAGGTGGCGCAGCCCCAGGACGTCTCGGCTCGAGTGGAGCCGCAGCAGGTCCGGATTGGCGACCCGTTCACCTACCACGTGGTGCTCACGCATCCGAAGGGCCACCGCTACGAGCTGGCGGTGCCCAAGGAGACGGGCGACTTCGAGTTCCTGGACCAGACGCGCCAGTACCTCGAGGGGACGGACTCCGCTTCCACGACGTTCGCCATCCGCATGTCGGCGTTCGCGCTGGGGAGCCTGACGGTGCCCACGCTCGAGTTCGACGTGGAGACGCCGGAGGGGCCGCGCCGCTACTCGCTGCCGGGCGGCGCCATCGACGTCGCGGCCACGCTGCCTCCGGACGCGGAGGGCAAGGGCGCGGACCTGTTCGACATCCAGCCGCCGCAGGAAGTGCCCATCCGCTCGTGGCGGTTGGTGCTGGCGCTCCTGGGGGCGCTGGCCGCGGCGCTCGCGGCGTGGCTGCTCATCCGCTGGTGGAAGAACCGCCCCAGGCACGTGGTGGTGCCGCCTCCGCTTCCCTTGGACGTGCGCACGCGCAAGGCGCTGGACACGCTGAAGACGGAGAACCTGCCCGCGCGAGGCCAGGTGAAGGACTACTACTTCCGCCTGTCCGAAATCATCCGAGGCTACCTGGGGGAGCGCTATGGCTTCGAGGCGCTGGAGTGCACCAGCTCCGAGCTGATGGCCTCGCTGCGCCGCCTGTCTCCCCTGGGCCTTCCGGAAGACAAGCTGATGCGCTTCGTGTCCGAGTCGGACATGGTGAAATACGCCCGGGCGGATGCGTCGCCCGAGAGCTGCCGTGACGCGCTCTTGTTCGGCTACGAGCTCGTCGAGAAGACCTTCGTTCCGCCCCAGCCGCCTCAAGCTCCCGACAATGCCGCCGCTCCCCGCGTTCAATAA
- a CDS encoding DUF58 domain-containing protein: MLPKDLIRRIRKLEIRTRKVVSDMLAGQYHSVFKGRGMAFSEVRQYQPGDEIRIIDWNVTARMNEAYVKVFTEERELTVMLLVDVSASKEFGSRERTKSEIAAEVAAQIAFSAIANNDRVGLILFSDRVEKVVPPRKGRTHVLRLVSDILTFQPVGKGTDLSAGLTYLTQVSKRKAVTFLVSDFQAQGFEKPLRLVGRKHDLVPVVVEDPLEEAFPRLGLVEMEDPETGDRFVVDTSDPGVRGRYSRFMQAARDERRKLFKKLELDHVELRAGDDHGKALAQFFRARARRMAA; the protein is encoded by the coding sequence GTGCTGCCCAAGGACCTCATCCGCCGCATCCGCAAGCTGGAGATTCGCACCCGCAAGGTGGTCTCCGACATGCTCGCGGGCCAGTACCACTCGGTCTTCAAGGGCCGGGGCATGGCGTTCTCCGAAGTGCGGCAGTACCAGCCCGGTGATGAGATTCGCATCATCGACTGGAACGTCACCGCGAGGATGAACGAGGCCTACGTCAAGGTCTTCACCGAGGAGCGCGAGCTCACGGTGATGCTGCTCGTGGACGTCTCGGCGTCGAAGGAGTTCGGCTCGCGCGAGCGCACCAAGTCGGAGATTGCCGCGGAGGTCGCCGCGCAGATTGCCTTCAGCGCGATCGCCAACAACGACCGCGTGGGGCTCATCCTCTTCTCGGACCGCGTGGAGAAGGTGGTGCCTCCGCGCAAGGGCCGCACGCATGTGTTGCGGCTGGTGAGCGACATCCTGACCTTCCAGCCGGTGGGCAAGGGCACGGACCTGTCCGCGGGGCTGACGTACCTGACGCAGGTGTCGAAGCGGAAGGCCGTCACGTTCCTCGTCTCCGACTTCCAGGCGCAGGGCTTCGAGAAGCCGCTGCGGCTGGTGGGGCGCAAGCACGACCTGGTGCCCGTGGTGGTGGAGGACCCGCTGGAGGAGGCCTTCCCTCGCCTGGGCCTGGTGGAGATGGAGGACCCGGAGACGGGCGACCGCTTCGTCGTGGATACGAGCGACCCGGGCGTGCGCGGACGCTACTCGCGCTTCATGCAGGCCGCGCGTGACGAGCGGCGCAAGCTCTTCAAGAAGCTGGAGCTGGACCACGTGGAGCTGCGCGCGGGAGATGACCACGGCAAGGCGCTCGCGCAGTTCTTCCGCGCGCGGGCCCGGAGGATGGCGGCATGA
- a CDS encoding AAA family ATPase produces the protein MNTDIRALTERVQQESSFVEVLNQETGKVIVGQRYMLERILIGLLCNGHVLLEGVPGLAKTLTVRTVADALSATFMRIQFTPDLLPADVVGTMIYNQQAANFTVRKGPIFANIVLADEINRAPAKVQSALLEAMAERQVTIGDQTFGLPSPFLVLATQNPIEQEGTYPLPEAQVDRFMLKVKVGYPTREEEKVIMDRMAGGSPPRAQRVIAVEHLVRARELVHHIYMDEKVKEYILNVVFATREPGKYGLKDLADYIQFGASPRATISLAQAARAHAFLRHRGFVTPEDVKAIAFDVLRHRIAMTYEAEAEDLTPEKIIQRVFDRVEVP, from the coding sequence ATGAACACGGACATCCGCGCGCTCACCGAACGCGTGCAGCAGGAAAGCAGCTTCGTCGAGGTCCTCAACCAGGAAACCGGCAAGGTCATCGTCGGTCAGCGCTACATGCTGGAGCGCATCCTCATTGGCCTGTTGTGCAACGGCCACGTGCTCCTGGAGGGTGTGCCTGGCCTCGCCAAGACGCTCACGGTGCGCACGGTGGCGGATGCCCTCAGCGCGACCTTCATGCGCATCCAGTTCACCCCGGACCTGCTGCCCGCCGACGTGGTGGGCACGATGATCTACAACCAGCAGGCCGCCAACTTCACCGTTCGCAAGGGCCCCATCTTCGCGAACATCGTCCTCGCGGACGAAATCAACCGCGCGCCCGCCAAGGTGCAGTCCGCGCTGCTGGAGGCCATGGCCGAGCGCCAGGTCACCATCGGCGACCAGACCTTCGGGCTGCCCTCGCCGTTCCTCGTGCTGGCCACGCAGAACCCCATCGAGCAGGAAGGCACCTACCCGCTGCCCGAGGCGCAGGTGGACCGCTTCATGCTCAAGGTGAAGGTGGGCTACCCCACGCGCGAGGAGGAGAAGGTCATCATGGACCGCATGGCCGGCGGCTCGCCTCCGCGAGCGCAGCGGGTCATCGCGGTGGAGCACCTGGTCCGCGCCCGCGAGCTCGTCCACCACATCTACATGGATGAGAAGGTGAAGGAGTACATCCTCAACGTGGTGTTCGCCACGCGCGAGCCCGGCAAGTACGGCCTCAAGGACCTGGCGGACTACATCCAGTTCGGCGCCTCGCCGCGCGCCACCATCTCCCTGGCGCAGGCCGCGCGCGCGCATGCCTTCTTGCGGCACCGCGGCTTCGTCACGCCCGAGGACGTCAAGGCCATCGCCTTCGACGTGCTCCGCCACCGCATCGCCATGACGTACGAGGCGGAGGCCGAGGACCTCACCCCGGAGAAAATCATCCAGCGCGTGTTCGACCGCGTCGAAGTGCCCTGA
- a CDS encoding alpha/beta fold hydrolase, protein MKGFPQAQAPSAGPQESSLLAQLAPAVKPAMHWLPDGGALRVLQGGQGPAVLLLHGRGAAASTWFAYLTALARTHRVLAVDLPGFGMSSSGGGTVRSAEEGVRFFTAPVEALLEQLAPGPVSVVGHSLGGLVGLELALRARVPVERLVLLDAMGLGPEMTRKARAFFRAGPERLARSLGPWAWARMRPPAPTPLGQRLGALEYELMSIPGGRDEAARAFDTLVPLLGPVFHRQEKLAQVTAPVLLIWGEREDVLPASLAEEALRRLPNARLVRMDAGHSPHHERPERVLPELKSFLETPLG, encoded by the coding sequence GTGAAGGGCTTTCCCCAGGCCCAGGCCCCCTCCGCGGGGCCCCAGGAGTCCTCCCTCCTGGCCCAGCTGGCCCCAGCGGTGAAGCCCGCGATGCACTGGCTTCCGGACGGAGGCGCCCTCCGGGTGCTCCAGGGGGGCCAGGGGCCTGCGGTGCTGCTGCTGCATGGGCGCGGCGCGGCGGCCTCGACGTGGTTCGCGTACCTGACGGCCCTGGCGAGGACCCACCGGGTGTTGGCCGTGGACCTTCCCGGCTTCGGAATGTCCTCGTCCGGAGGCGGGACGGTCCGCTCGGCCGAGGAAGGGGTGCGCTTCTTCACGGCCCCGGTGGAGGCCCTGCTGGAGCAGCTCGCCCCCGGTCCCGTGTCGGTGGTGGGTCACTCGCTGGGCGGACTGGTGGGGCTGGAGCTGGCCCTGCGGGCGCGTGTCCCGGTGGAGCGGCTGGTGCTGCTGGACGCGATGGGCCTGGGTCCGGAGATGACACGCAAGGCCCGAGCCTTCTTCCGAGCGGGGCCGGAGCGGCTGGCGCGCTCCCTGGGCCCCTGGGCCTGGGCGAGGATGAGGCCGCCCGCGCCCACGCCGCTGGGGCAACGGCTGGGCGCCCTGGAGTACGAGCTGATGTCCATTCCAGGGGGACGCGACGAGGCGGCGCGCGCCTTCGACACGTTGGTGCCCCTGCTGGGCCCGGTGTTCCATCGCCAGGAGAAGCTGGCCCAGGTCACCGCGCCAGTGCTCCTCATCTGGGGAGAGCGGGAGGACGTCCTTCCCGCGTCACTCGCGGAGGAAGCCCTGCGGCGGCTTCCGAACGCTCGGCTCGTGCGCATGGACGCGGGCCACAGCCCGCATCACGAGCGCCCCGAGCGCGTGCTCCCCGAGCTGAAGTCCTTCCTGGAGACACCGCTCGGATAG
- a CDS encoding M14 family metallopeptidase, which translates to MSTPPAVSIPPPQALAARWEQVHPRSLPLAPLVRHSDVEQHLQALHARAPDFFKLEVAGHSVEGRALYHVTVGTGPRRILLWSQMHGDEPTATTALLDLFEFLSANREEPWVARLLSQLTLHAVPMLNPDGAHRFQRRNAQGIDINRDALALQTPEARTLKSLRDALEPSVGFNLHNQGWRHGVGDTGRPASISVLAPAFDKARADNPGRILAKKVCGVIRDAVETLAPGQVGRYDDTFEARAFGDNMTRWGTPTVLIETGAWTSLPPDEPLVRLNFVALATALDALASGRAEQADLSRYDSIPENDSSGIVHLLLKGVGMFGADGKPFTGDVGIAVSRAVRAKGKKLALAHVGRIDELGDLRVLGAIETVQGAGLFVVPGTGKGAKPGDTFRLTQPARQALSLGQRADLMLLRPLEAAGTFRIERIIRFDP; encoded by the coding sequence ATGTCCACCCCTCCCGCCGTCTCCATTCCTCCCCCCCAGGCGCTCGCGGCGCGGTGGGAGCAGGTCCATCCGCGGTCGCTCCCGCTCGCGCCGCTCGTCCGGCACTCGGATGTGGAGCAGCACCTCCAGGCGCTGCACGCTCGCGCACCGGACTTCTTCAAGCTGGAGGTCGCGGGGCACTCGGTGGAGGGGCGCGCGCTCTACCACGTCACCGTGGGGACGGGCCCGCGCCGCATCCTGCTCTGGTCCCAGATGCACGGCGATGAGCCCACCGCCACCACCGCGCTGCTGGACCTCTTCGAGTTCCTCTCGGCGAACCGCGAGGAGCCCTGGGTCGCGCGCCTGCTCTCCCAGCTCACGCTCCACGCCGTCCCCATGCTCAACCCGGACGGCGCCCATCGCTTCCAGCGACGCAATGCGCAGGGCATCGACATCAACCGGGATGCACTTGCACTCCAGACACCCGAGGCGCGGACGCTCAAGTCGCTGCGGGACGCCCTGGAGCCCTCCGTCGGCTTCAACCTCCACAACCAGGGCTGGCGTCACGGCGTGGGGGACACGGGCCGGCCCGCGTCCATCTCCGTGCTCGCCCCCGCGTTCGACAAGGCGCGCGCGGACAACCCCGGGCGCATCCTGGCGAAGAAGGTGTGTGGGGTGATTCGCGACGCGGTGGAGACCCTCGCGCCCGGACAGGTGGGCCGCTACGACGACACCTTCGAGGCGCGTGCCTTCGGCGACAACATGACGCGCTGGGGAACCCCCACGGTCCTCATCGAGACGGGCGCGTGGACCTCGCTCCCTCCGGACGAGCCCCTGGTGCGCCTCAACTTCGTCGCGCTCGCCACCGCGCTGGATGCGCTCGCCAGCGGTCGGGCGGAGCAGGCGGACCTCTCGCGCTACGACTCCATCCCGGAGAACGACAGCTCCGGCATCGTCCACCTGCTGCTCAAGGGCGTCGGCATGTTCGGCGCGGATGGCAAGCCCTTCACGGGCGACGTGGGCATCGCCGTCAGTCGCGCCGTGCGCGCGAAGGGGAAGAAGCTCGCCCTGGCGCACGTGGGCAGGATTGATGAGCTCGGAGACCTGCGAGTCCTCGGGGCCATCGAGACCGTGCAGGGCGCGGGGTTGTTCGTCGTGCCGGGGACGGGGAAGGGCGCGAAGCCGGGGGATACCTTCCGGCTGACGCAGCCCGCGCGGCAGGCCCTGTCGCTGGGGCAGCGCGCGGACCTGATGTTGCTGCGCCCCCTGGAGGCCGCGGGCACCTTCCGCATCGAGCGCATCATCCGCTTCGACCCTTGA
- a CDS encoding DUF2157 domain-containing protein: protein MPKDLLDLDATPERIRTLVATGALPPAALGRAMALAIASPPAEAWRRFLSTTLLALGAMLVLSGIIYFFAYNWAELHRFAKLGLIAAGIAGSALAARKLGDKPSGHFSLLGASVLVGAFLAVYGQTYQTGADAFELFVGWAALILPWVGMSRFPALWLLLVVLINTGASLFHQQVLAGGGFSVFSPFRSADWLAVGLGLINGFAWATHEHFAHLRIPWLQGRWLPRVLAVMTVAPVLVLSSVLILEPSEVSSSAAFIAVGMVVATLAADYALHRHLRGELFLLTLGLFCVITLVTTFLGRVLLEDLDITEASLLIIPLALIGQIGLAVAWLRAQARATGASEES, encoded by the coding sequence GTGCCGAAAGACCTGCTCGACCTCGACGCGACGCCGGAGCGCATCCGAACGCTCGTCGCCACTGGAGCCCTCCCTCCCGCCGCGCTCGGACGCGCGATGGCCCTGGCGATAGCGTCACCTCCCGCCGAGGCCTGGAGGCGCTTCCTCTCCACCACGCTGCTCGCGCTCGGCGCCATGCTGGTGCTGTCCGGCATCATCTACTTCTTCGCGTACAACTGGGCGGAGCTGCACCGCTTCGCGAAGCTGGGCCTCATCGCCGCGGGCATCGCCGGCTCCGCCCTGGCCGCGCGCAAGCTCGGCGACAAGCCCTCGGGGCACTTCAGCCTGCTCGGCGCATCGGTCCTCGTCGGGGCGTTCCTCGCCGTCTACGGACAGACGTACCAGACCGGCGCGGACGCGTTCGAGCTGTTCGTCGGCTGGGCCGCCCTCATCCTTCCCTGGGTCGGCATGTCGCGCTTCCCAGCGCTCTGGCTGCTCCTCGTGGTGCTCATCAACACCGGCGCCAGCCTCTTCCACCAACAGGTGCTGGCGGGGGGCGGCTTCAGCGTCTTCAGCCCCTTCCGGAGCGCCGACTGGCTCGCGGTGGGGTTGGGGCTCATCAACGGCTTCGCCTGGGCCACCCACGAACACTTCGCCCACCTGCGAATCCCCTGGCTCCAGGGCCGGTGGCTGCCCCGCGTCCTCGCGGTGATGACCGTGGCCCCCGTGCTCGTCCTGTCCTCGGTCCTCATCCTCGAACCGAGCGAGGTCTCATCCTCCGCCGCGTTCATCGCCGTCGGCATGGTGGTGGCGACCCTGGCCGCGGACTACGCGTTGCACCGGCACCTGCGGGGCGAGCTGTTCCTGCTGACGCTGGGCCTCTTCTGCGTCATCACGCTCGTCACCACCTTCCTCGGCCGGGTGCTCCTCGAGGACCTGGACATCACCGAGGCCTCCTTGCTCATCATCCCGCTCGCCCTCATCGGGCAGATCGGACTCGCCGTCGCGTGGCTGCGAGCCCAGGCGCGCGCCACGGGCGCCTCGGAGGAGTCCTGA
- a CDS encoding DUF4401 domain-containing protein, with product MSLRPSLRDVFQGLQREGHLDEVAESRARTTLEALQRTSTATPWFVKVLTGIGAWMSASFILSFFACIGIGQNEVAFILLGVVCCVAATALRRLSSGAFLEQLALALALAGLGIVTAGVALETGEAQPAALANLVFSAALIIAFPDSTLRVIATFTLVGAALVLLWNFLGILGVDLGVFVCAALAQGLLLYQPRLAAGRMGEALGSLSLGLATCVPALLLVRSSMRLLDVENWFRFGDASAPNGPLVLTLLLTALALYAAWHTMNELDLEPASTAGAGVFAALTLMAVLTLHTPAIIASIGLLLTGFLRRNVVVLGLAVAFLVLSGAWYYYDLSLTLLAKSGALVGSGAVLLALRWFLFRRAPHSPATAEAR from the coding sequence ATGTCCTTGCGCCCTTCCCTGAGAGACGTCTTCCAAGGGCTCCAACGCGAGGGTCACCTCGACGAGGTCGCCGAGTCCCGCGCCCGCACCACGCTGGAAGCCCTGCAGCGCACCAGCACCGCCACGCCCTGGTTCGTCAAGGTCCTCACGGGCATTGGCGCGTGGATGTCCGCGTCGTTCATCCTGAGCTTCTTCGCCTGCATCGGCATCGGACAGAACGAGGTCGCGTTCATCCTCCTGGGCGTCGTGTGCTGCGTCGCGGCCACCGCGCTCCGCCGGCTGAGCTCGGGCGCCTTCCTGGAGCAGCTCGCGCTCGCCCTCGCGCTGGCGGGCCTGGGCATCGTGACCGCGGGCGTCGCGCTCGAGACGGGAGAGGCCCAGCCCGCGGCCCTCGCGAACCTCGTCTTCAGCGCCGCGCTGATCATCGCCTTTCCAGACTCCACCCTGCGCGTCATCGCCACGTTCACGCTCGTGGGGGCCGCGCTCGTCCTGCTCTGGAACTTCCTGGGCATCCTGGGCGTGGACCTGGGCGTGTTCGTCTGCGCCGCGCTCGCGCAGGGCCTGCTCCTCTACCAGCCCCGACTCGCCGCGGGACGGATGGGCGAAGCCCTCGGCTCGCTCAGCCTCGGGCTCGCCACCTGCGTGCCGGCGCTGCTGCTCGTCCGAAGCTCCATGCGCCTGCTCGACGTCGAAAACTGGTTCCGCTTCGGCGACGCCTCGGCTCCGAATGGCCCCCTGGTCCTCACCCTGCTCCTCACGGCGCTCGCGCTCTACGCCGCGTGGCACACCATGAACGAGCTCGACCTGGAGCCCGCGAGCACCGCGGGCGCGGGCGTGTTCGCCGCGCTCACGCTGATGGCCGTGCTCACGCTCCACACCCCGGCCATCATCGCCTCCATCGGGCTGCTGCTGACCGGCTTCCTGCGCCGCAACGTCGTCGTGCTCGGGCTGGCGGTGGCCTTCCTCGTGCTCTCGGGCGCCTGGTACTACTACGACCTGAGCCTCACCCTCCTGGCCAAGTCCGGAGCCCTGGTGGGCAGCGGCGCGGTCCTCCTCGCGCTCCGGTGGTTCCTCTTCCGGCGCGCCCCTCATTCGCCGGCGACGGCGGAGGCACGATGA
- a CDS encoding GDYXXLXY domain-containing protein produces MIRSALFFLGLAMTLLVPLGLVLQKEHVLSTGQSVLLELAPRDPRSLMQGDYMVLDYDLTRNIQDDAAPSSGLLVLTLDENGVGRFVRMDSPDVPLAPGEFKLRYRRREGFIRLGAESFFFQEGHAERYERARYAELRTTSSGSSVLVGLRDANRQPMGGEPLPEATPPTPAP; encoded by the coding sequence ATGATTCGCTCCGCGCTCTTCTTCCTCGGCCTCGCGATGACGCTCCTCGTCCCGCTGGGCCTCGTCCTCCAGAAGGAGCACGTGCTCTCCACCGGGCAGAGCGTGCTGCTGGAGCTGGCCCCCAGGGACCCTCGCTCGCTGATGCAGGGCGACTACATGGTCCTGGACTACGACCTCACCCGGAACATCCAGGACGACGCGGCCCCCAGCTCCGGCCTGCTCGTGCTGACGCTGGACGAGAACGGCGTGGGCCGCTTCGTCCGCATGGACTCGCCCGACGTCCCGCTGGCCCCCGGTGAATTCAAGCTGCGCTATCGCCGCCGCGAGGGCTTCATCCGCCTGGGCGCCGAGTCCTTCTTCTTCCAGGAAGGCCACGCGGAGCGCTACGAGCGGGCCCGCTACGCCGAGCTGCGCACGACGTCCAGCGGCTCCAGCGTGCTCGTGGGCTTGCGCGACGCGAACCGCCAGCCCATGGGCGGCGAGCCGCTCCCCGAAGCGACGCCTCCCACCCCCGCGCCGTAA
- a CDS encoding heme oxygenase (biliverdin-producing), which yields MSSAGSLRLPRTEQSARVRRLSERESQQQTESLAAPPSSSRAPLSVLLTEGTAKVHAQAERSLFLQSLFVDTWDGIYGQFVRAQHYVTYLRQLHLLYSTFESVLPRVARSALTPVLLLPELRRAAALDEDLTYFCGESRTETFACVETRLHAERLREVAEDAPHLLVGHVYARCMLDLSQAPTRARIITNAFELEDTRGTRFHGTDTDEELAAFRVRLHSRIDGLELEEDEAREIIQEARMAFRLQSLICDELARGATGLSPPPGGGYRGGFSVSQ from the coding sequence GTGAGCTCCGCCGGTTCCCTGCGACTGCCCAGGACGGAGCAGTCCGCGCGCGTGCGGCGGCTGAGCGAGCGCGAGAGCCAGCAGCAGACGGAGTCCCTCGCCGCGCCCCCGTCGTCGAGCCGCGCGCCGCTGTCCGTGCTGCTCACGGAAGGCACGGCGAAGGTCCACGCGCAGGCCGAGCGCTCGCTGTTCCTCCAGTCGCTCTTCGTCGACACGTGGGACGGCATCTACGGCCAGTTCGTCCGGGCCCAGCACTACGTCACGTACCTGCGCCAGCTCCACCTGCTCTACTCCACCTTCGAGAGCGTGCTGCCCCGCGTGGCCCGCAGCGCGCTGACGCCCGTGCTGCTGTTGCCGGAGCTGCGCCGGGCCGCCGCGCTCGACGAGGACCTGACGTACTTCTGCGGAGAGTCGCGCACGGAGACCTTCGCGTGCGTGGAGACGCGGCTGCACGCCGAGCGCCTGCGCGAGGTGGCCGAGGACGCACCGCACCTGCTCGTGGGCCACGTCTACGCGCGCTGCATGCTGGACCTCTCCCAGGCGCCCACCCGCGCACGCATCATCACCAACGCCTTCGAGCTGGAGGACACGCGCGGCACCCGGTTCCATGGAACGGACACGGACGAGGAGCTCGCGGCCTTCCGCGTGAGGCTCCACTCGCGCATCGACGGCCTGGAGCTGGAAGAGGACGAGGCGCGCGAAATCATCCAGGAGGCCCGCATGGCCTTCCGTCTCCAATCGCTCATCTGCGACGAGCTGGCTCGCGGCGCGACGGGCCTGAGTCCTCCGCCCGGGGGTGGCTACCGCGGTGGATTCAGCGTGTCCCAGTAG